One window of Strigops habroptila isolate Jane chromosome Z, bStrHab1.2.pri, whole genome shotgun sequence genomic DNA carries:
- the CHRNB3 gene encoding neuronal acetylcholine receptor subunit beta-3 — protein sequence MLCLALFVLCLTHSDVAAFSSVAENEDALLKRLFQGYQKWVRPVENSNDTIKVLFGLKISQLVDVDEKNQLMTTNVWLKQEWVDHKLSWNPEEYGGITAIRVPSESLWLPDIVLFENADGRFEGSLMTKAIVKYNGLVIWTPPASYKSSCMMDVTFFPFDRQNCSMKFGSWTYDGSMVDLILVDENVDRKDFFDNGEWEILNAKGMKGNRKDGLYSYPFVTYSFVLRRLPLFYTLFLIIPCLGLSFLTVLVFYLPSDEGEKLSLSTSVLVSLTVFLLVIEEIIPSSSKVIPLIGEYLLFIMIFVTLSIIVTVFVINVHHRSSATYHPMAPWVKRLFLQKLPQLLCMKDHVDRYSFSETEEKETTLKSKLLGKPKHKQAKDGEKIVIAFLEKAADSIRYISRHVKKEHFIRQVVQDWKFVAQVLDRIFLWLFLVVSVTGSVLIFTPALQMWLNSTL from the exons ATGTGGCTGCCTTCAGTTCAGTCGCTGAGAATGAGGACGCGCTCCTCAAGCGCTTATTTCAAGGCTATCAGAAATGGGTCCGCCCTGTGGAAAACTCCAATGACACCATCAAAGTCCTTTTTGGATTAAAGATATCACAGCTTGTGGATGTG GATGAGAAGAATCAGCTGATGACAACCAACGTGTGGCTGAAGCAG GAATGGGTCGACCACAAGCTCTCCTGGAATCCAGAGGAATATGGAGGGATCACTGCCATTCGCGTCCCCTCTGAGTCCCTTTGGCTTCCCGACATCGTTTTGTTTGAAAA TGCTGATGGACGTTTTGAAGGATCCCTGATGACCAAAGCCATAGTGAAGTACAATGGATTGGTGATCTGGACTCCACCAGCCAGTTACAAGAGCTCCTGCATGATGGATGTGACCTTCTTCCCCTTTGACAGGCAGAACTGCTCCATGAAGTTTGGGTCGTGGACATATGATGGCAGTATGGTGGACTTGATTTTAGTAGATGAAAATGTAGACAGGAAAGACTTCTTTGATAATGGGGAGTGGGAGATTTTAAATGCCAAAGGTATGAAAGGCAACAGGAAGGATGGGCTGTACTCTTATCCATTTGTCACTTACTCCTTTGTGCTGAGACGCCTTCCGCTGTTTTACACTCTTTTCTTAATAATCCCTTGTCTGGGATTGTCTTTTCTAACTGTCCTGGTGTTTTACCTGCCTTcagatgaaggagaaaaactTTCATTGTCTACATCAGTTCTCGTCTCcctcactgttttccttttagtgATTGAGGAAATAATCCCTTCTTCTTCCAAAGTCATCCCTCTGATCGGTGAGTACCTGCTATTCATCATGATTTTTGTGACCCTCTCTATCATTGTGACTGTGTTTGTTATCAACGTCCACCACCGGTCCTCAGCAACTTACCATCCCATGGCTCCCTGGGTTAAAAGACTCTTCCTCCAGAAGCTgccccagctgctctgcatgaAGGACCATGTAGATCGTTACTCCTTCTCAGagactgaagaaaaggaaaccacTTTGAAATCAAAGCTCCTGGGGAAGCCGAAACATAAGCAAGCaaaagatggagagaaaatTGTTATTGCCTTTCTGGAAAAGGCAGCCGACTCCATCCGATACATTTCCAGGCATGttaaaaaggaacatttcatCAGACAG gTTGTCCAAGATTGGAAGTTCGTAGCTCAAGTCCTGGATCGTATTTTCCTGTGGTTATTTCTGGTAGTGTCAGTGACAGGTTCGGTTCTCATCTTTACCCCTGCATTACAGATGTGGCTGAACAGCACTTTGTAG